The Christiangramia flava JLT2011 genome has a segment encoding these proteins:
- a CDS encoding bestrophin family ion channel gives MIGGGKLEKIWGAIVNDSRSLVMQLKTFIQADNEAGKIILNKMAYRQISWCYALGQNLRRQEVMKYSKEFISEEEYILVNDKSNIPVMLLDLHYDDLKKLRKKEMISEFHEIQIESTMQRLCTSMGRSERIKNTFFPKTYRLTLRLFIYLFLILLSLSMSNSLSEFHDFIHIPLLIAIAIPFFLLEKIAYQIQDPFENQPTDTAVTSIARTIEINLKELIEDETIPEPFKPEKFYIM, from the coding sequence ATGATAGGTGGTGGGAAGCTAGAAAAAATATGGGGTGCCATTGTGAATGATTCCAGGTCTCTAGTTATGCAGCTTAAAACGTTTATTCAAGCAGATAATGAGGCTGGAAAAATCATTCTGAACAAAATGGCATATCGTCAAATTTCATGGTGTTATGCACTTGGTCAAAATCTACGCAGACAAGAGGTAATGAAATACTCGAAAGAGTTTATATCAGAAGAAGAGTATATTCTTGTGAACGATAAAAGCAATATACCAGTGATGTTGTTAGACTTGCATTACGATGATCTAAAAAAATTGCGTAAAAAAGAAATGATTAGTGAGTTTCACGAGATTCAGATAGAAAGTACAATGCAAAGGCTTTGTACTTCTATGGGGCGATCGGAGCGTATAAAAAATACGTTTTTCCCAAAAACGTATAGGTTAACTTTAAGATTATTCATTTATCTGTTTTTGATTTTACTTTCCTTGTCCATGTCTAATTCATTGTCTGAATTTCATGACTTTATACATATACCATTATTAATTGCGATTGCAATTCCTTTTTTTCTTTTAGAAAAAATAGCGTATCAAATACAAGATCCTTTTGAAAACCAACCAACCGACACAGCTGTAACATCCATAGCTAGAACTATTGAAATAAATTTAAAGGAACTTATAGAA
- a CDS encoding bestrophin family ion channel codes for MIINKRIPLYYPFKMIIVDILIISAFATVIHLISSNFIDFKLPISFSAFFGTSISLILSFKLSQSYDRWWEARKNMGCHCE; via the coding sequence ATGATTATAAATAAAAGAATACCACTTTACTATCCCTTTAAAATGATTATTGTTGATATTTTGATAATTTCAGCATTTGCAACCGTCATACATTTAATTTCTTCCAATTTTATAGACTTTAAACTACCCATTTCTTTTAGTGCTTTTTTTGGCACATCAATTTCTTTGATTCTCTCATTTAAATTGAGCCAGTCATATGATAGGTGGTGGGAAGCTAGAAAAAATATGGGGTGCCATTGTGAATGA